In Plutella xylostella chromosome 27, ilPluXylo3.1, whole genome shotgun sequence, one genomic interval encodes:
- the LOC125490793 gene encoding achelase-2-like, producing MALWSPNSNKMRGQKLLPEACGGVILTQHHVLTAAHCLHRKINDTTAVTGTTILRASEVVIRVGSSYNDRGGSEHVTSKTVIHEDYKYLISYDNDVAVLVLPTNMSNYRSSSVQPAAIPPGGYVVPDNASVVAVGWGLTDTNCSKSLPLGLRHVGLRTVDRDTCGARWGHVVPDPMLCAGLLGVGGAGACRGDSGGPLVYNGVVVGVTSFAMRCDDSFYPHVFMRVSSYTDWINNTVSQNQVVAVHKNSHNTAVAADVTSLMLLAFATSIWILFSEI from the exons ATGCGTGGTCAGAAACTGCTGCCAGAGGCCTGTGGGGGCGTGATACTCACACAGCACCACGTGCTCACCGCTGCGCACTGCTTACATCG AAAAATCAATGACACTACAGCTGTTACTGGCACTACCATCTTGAGGGCATCTGAAGTTGTCATTCGCGTCGGATCCTCCTACAATGACCGCGGAGGCTCAGAGCATGTGACGTCCAAGACCGTGATCCACGAGGACTACAAATATTTGATCAGTTACGACAACGACGTGGCAGTGTTGGTGCTGCCGACCAATATGAGCAACTACCGGAGCAGCTCGGTGCAGCCAGCCGCCATCCCCCCGGGGGGGTATGTGGTCCCGGACAACGCGTCTGTGGTAGCTGTCGGGTGGGGACTGACTGAT ACGAACTGCAGCAAGTCACTCCCCCTCGGCCTGCGGCACGTGGGGCTGCGCACGGTGGACCGAGACACCTGCGGGGCGCGGTGGGGGCATGTGGTCCCAGACCCCATGCTCTGCGCGGGGCTGCTTGGTGTTGGAG GAGCCGGTGCTTGCAGGGGTGACTCCGGTGGTCCCCTGGTGTACAACGGGGTGGTGGTGGGGGTGACCTCATTTGCGATGAGATGCGACGATTCCTTCTACCCTCATGTGTTCATGCGCGTCTCTAGCTACACCGACTGGATCAACAACACT GTAAGTCAAAACCAGGTTGTGGCTGTGCACAAGAACAGTCACAACACCGCCGTGGCAGCTGACGTCACCAGTCTGATGCTACTCGCCTTCGCAACGTCAATTTGGATATTGTTTTCCGAAatctga
- the LOC105392862 gene encoding trypsin CFT-1 produces MLIINDTTILRASKVVIRVGSTYNDRGGSKHETSKTLVHEDYKYSESKDNDVAMLVLSTSVSNYRSSSVQPAVIPPGGYVVPDNASVVAVGWGRTDMKCIKSSPIGLRLVGLRKVDRDTCAARYPRFSYNNMLCAGLLGVGGAGTCKGDSGGPLVYNGVVVGVTSFAMRCADSFYPHVFTRVSSYTNWINNTLRQNQVEVVHKLSHNTAVAADVSSLMLLAFVTSIWIMYSEIIYF; encoded by the exons Atgtt AATAATCAATGACACTACCATCTTGAGGGCATCTAAAGTTGTCATTCGCGTCGGATCCACCTACAATGACCGCGGAGGCTCAAAGCATGAGACGTCCAAGACCTTGGTCCACGAGGATTACAAATATTCGGAGAGTAAAGACAACGACGTTGCAATGTTGGTGCTGTCGACCAGTGTGAGCAACTACCGGAGCAGCTCGGTGCAGCCAGCCGTCATCCCCCCGGGGGGGTATGTGGTCCCGGACAACGCGTCTGTGGTAGCTGTCGGGTGGGGACGGACTGAT ATGAAATGCATCAAGTCAAGCCCCATCGGCCTGCGACTCGTGGGGCTGCGCAAGGTGGACCGAGACACCTGCGCCGCACGTTATCCGAGATTCTCATACAACAACATGCTCTGCGCGGGGCTGCTTGGTGTTGGAG GAGCCGGCACTTGCAAGGGTGACTCCGGTGGTCCCCTGGTGTACAACGGGGTGGTGGTGGGGGTGACCTCATTTGCGATGAGATGCGCCGATTCCTTCTACCCTCACGTGTTCACGCGCGTCTCTAGCTACACCAACTGGATCAACAACACT ttacgACAAAACCAGGTTGAGGTTGTGCACAAGCTCAGTCACAACACCGCCGTGGCTGCTGACGTCAGCAGTTTGATGCTACTCGCCTTCGTAACCTCAATATGGATAATGTATTccgaaatcatttatttttga
- the LOC119691820 gene encoding trypsin, alkaline B isoform X2: MVFRMKLLIMTVLFYYGCCEDTVTVREPPARPAPPANRIVRGHPTTVKTYPYMAYLTLFFTMRGQKLLPEACGGVILTQHHVLTAAHCLHRKINDTTAVTGNTILRASEVVIRVGSSYNDRGGSEHVTSKTVVHEDYKFLISYDNDVAVLVLPTSMSNYRSSSVQPAAIPPGGYVVPDNASVVAVGWGLTDENCNNSSPLGLRHVGLRTVDRDTCAARYSIFSYNNMLCAGLLGVGGAGICSGDSGGPLVYNGVVVGVTSFSVTCDDSFYPQVFMRVSSYTNWINNTGAVRTW, from the exons ATGGTTTTCAGGATGAAGTTACTAATTATGACTGTGCTATTTTACTATG gGTGCTGTGAGGACACGGTGACTGTGAGGgagccccccgcgcgccccgcgccccccgccaaCAGGATCGTCAGGGGACACCCCACCACCGTCAAGACATACCCTTACATGGcgtatttaactttattttttacg ATGCGTGGTCAGAAACTGCTGCCAGAGGCCTGCGGGGGCGTGATACTCACACAGCACCACGTGCTCACCGCTGCGCACTGCTTACATCG AAAAATCAATGACACTACAGCTGTTACTGGCAATACCATCTTGAGGGCATCTGAAGTTGTCATTCGCGTCGGATCCTCCTACAATGACCGTGGAGGCTCAGAGCATGTGACGTCCAAGACCGTGGTCCACGAGGACTACAAATTTTTGATCAGTTACGACAACGACGTGGCAGTGTTGGTGCTGCCGACCAGTATGAGCAACTACCGGAGCAGCTCGGTGCAGCCAGCCGCCATCCCCCCGGGGGGGTATGTGGTCCCGGACAACGCGTCTGTGGTAGCTGTCGGGTGGGGACTGACTGAT GAGAACTGCAACAACTCAAGCCCCCTCGGCCTGCGGCACGTGGGGCTGCGCACGGTGGACCGAGACACCTGCGCCGCGCGTTATTCGATCTTCTCATACAACAACATGCTCTGCGCGGGGCTGCTTGGTGTTGGAG GAGCCGGTATTTGTTCGGGTGACTCCGGTGGTCCCCTGGTGTACAACGGGGTGGTGGTGGGGGTGACCTCATTTTCGGTGACATGCGACGATTCCTTCTACCCTCAAGTGTTCATGCGCGTTTCTAGCTACACCAACTGGATCAACAACACT GGAGCTGTGAGGACATGGTGA
- the LOC119691820 gene encoding trypsin, alkaline B isoform X1 translates to MVFRMKLLIMTVLFYYGCCEDTVTVREPPARPAPPANRIVRGHPTTVKTYPYMAYLTLFFTMRGQKLLPEACGGVILTQHHVLTAAHCLHRKINDTTAVTGNTILRASEVVIRVGSSYNDRGGSEHVTSKTVVHEDYKFLISYDNDVAVLVLPTSMSNYRSSSVQPAAIPPGGYVVPDNASVVAVGWGLTDENCNNSSPLGLRHVGLRTVDRDTCAARYSIFSYNNMLCAGLLGVGGAGICSGDSGGPLVYNGVVVGVTSFSVTCDDSFYPQVFMRVSSYTNWINNTVSQNQVVVVDKNSHNTAVAADVTRLMLLVFATSIGIMYSKISLFF, encoded by the exons ATGGTTTTCAGGATGAAGTTACTAATTATGACTGTGCTATTTTACTATG gGTGCTGTGAGGACACGGTGACTGTGAGGgagccccccgcgcgccccgcgccccccgccaaCAGGATCGTCAGGGGACACCCCACCACCGTCAAGACATACCCTTACATGGcgtatttaactttattttttacg ATGCGTGGTCAGAAACTGCTGCCAGAGGCCTGCGGGGGCGTGATACTCACACAGCACCACGTGCTCACCGCTGCGCACTGCTTACATCG AAAAATCAATGACACTACAGCTGTTACTGGCAATACCATCTTGAGGGCATCTGAAGTTGTCATTCGCGTCGGATCCTCCTACAATGACCGTGGAGGCTCAGAGCATGTGACGTCCAAGACCGTGGTCCACGAGGACTACAAATTTTTGATCAGTTACGACAACGACGTGGCAGTGTTGGTGCTGCCGACCAGTATGAGCAACTACCGGAGCAGCTCGGTGCAGCCAGCCGCCATCCCCCCGGGGGGGTATGTGGTCCCGGACAACGCGTCTGTGGTAGCTGTCGGGTGGGGACTGACTGAT GAGAACTGCAACAACTCAAGCCCCCTCGGCCTGCGGCACGTGGGGCTGCGCACGGTGGACCGAGACACCTGCGCCGCGCGTTATTCGATCTTCTCATACAACAACATGCTCTGCGCGGGGCTGCTTGGTGTTGGAG GAGCCGGTATTTGTTCGGGTGACTCCGGTGGTCCCCTGGTGTACAACGGGGTGGTGGTGGGGGTGACCTCATTTTCGGTGACATGCGACGATTCCTTCTACCCTCAAGTGTTCATGCGCGTTTCTAGCTACACCAACTGGATCAACAACACT GTAAGTCAAAACCAGGTTGTGGTTGTGGACAAGAACAGTCACAACACCGCCGTGGCAGCTGACGTCACCAGGTTGATGCTACTCGTCTTCGCAACGTCAATTGGGATTATGTATTCCAAAatctcattatttttttaa